DNA from Plectropomus leopardus isolate mb chromosome 11, YSFRI_Pleo_2.0, whole genome shotgun sequence:
TTATGTTAAGTTATGTCATAAGTATTGATTTTTGTGGTCCATGTGAGAGGTGATCATGTTCTTTCTATATTTAActccagcagcagtgtgtgtgtgtgtgtgtgtgtgtgtgtgtgtggttgtgtgtgtgtgtgtgtgaggatccTTTGACTTTGTGCAGAGTGACAACAAACATGAGGGCGTGATCGATACTTAATGATTAGGCTATCAGAGAATCAGGAAATCAGAGATCACCCTGCTTTGAGAGTGAAACTGTAAACACTGCTGCACCCTGCAGTGGTCTCCCTTTGACTCATCAGATCTTCTGTGTGAATATCTTCTCCCACTTCATGCATTTCTCAGAGCTTTCACTCACCCGGATGCCCTTCACAAAAGTCACTCCGCCTCCTGCCTCCTCGTGGGAGAAGTGACTCGGGCCGTTTCCCCCCATCCACGCTCCCGCTGCTGCACGCTGCTGCAGATCGGATCAGATCTGTGCGGtttctgaaatatatttaatCCACAGCGTGGATCAGTGAAATCAACACAGCTGCCTGCCCTTCCCACCGCTGAGGCGCCAACATCAGCTGCTGTGATTGGACGGAGCTGAACAAAGCCTCTCCGGATTGGTCAGTTCATTAAAGCCAATGAAGTGCAAAGGAACATTGTGTCCCAgtctgtaaaaatatataaaacttaTAAATAATCCATTGTGCTTTTTTACTAGAGGTTAAAGAAGTAGTTGTGCTGAAGTAAAAATAGCAACACAACTGTGTAGGACTACTCGAGTAAAAGTTCTGCAGTCaaagttttacaaaattaaaagtacaagagTTTTTTTGTAAGTcaaaatataaagtatataaacGTGCTCTTTATGCAGAATGGCTCGTTTCagagaaatatatattattcagttttattcaaaTTATTGATGAATGTATCTGTAACAATCACTTAATGTGAGGataattttaactatttatttactgCTAggttgcttaaccctttgaaacctgagcatattggcttgatatttttttttaaaatcatggtaAAAAACGGTAATGAGcatttaaagaagaaatgactcaaaaatttgcaagaaataaggagaaagcaaaagaaagttacctgaaaattaggaaaagtgcttactttccaccactgctttttaaacactgttgctataaatgatttatttgtaGCCTAAAGCTACAGAGACTCTTTAATCTATATTTGTAGCCAGgttgtcattttaatttcatttgtcAGGGAGTGTAAAGATTTATTGATGTTTCCTGTTGACAAGTACTGGTACATACACCTGAGACagttttgacattaaaaaaaaaaacaaaaaaaggaaaaaaaaaacatgttcccCATATATGATCCCTCAAACAGTCTGTTTCTACCAGCTCCTTAAACATGAAAGTGTGTCGTCCATTCAGCATCACATTACTGTGATCGCTGTAACTGATGAAACATGGAGTAAATCAGCCGTcacattctgaaaataaatattcacataataTTACAGACAAAAGAAAGTTATACCGTGATTTTGCATCTGTGGATGCTAATGAGGTACTAATGTTAAAGAGCAGGGTGggtgatattttatatttatgttttttcatttcaacaaatCCTGTTAAAAGACCGAAACTAAATATGAATTGATTCTTTCAACAGGTAGCATAAGTCTGTTATATCTTATTCCACTTATCTGTGCCACTGTTTCCCAGAAACTAAAGGAACATTATGCAGATTTTCAGCCAGGTCTGTGTCACACCGGTGTGGGGAGCATGCACAGATGAACGGTGTTAAGGCATCGATGACAAAACATCCGCAGATGCATCTGACGTACTTTTGCTGGCATGGGTGGCATCTTAACATCATTTATCTGCACACACTCCTCAAATCGCGGGCACACAGATCTTGTTGAAAACTGGCAACTTATCCCTTTAAAGTCTGTTAGAGAGTCAGTTATAAACGGcattctgctgctgcagaaactcATAAGTGCACcaattgtgttttaaacacAGCTTATGCCTGTGTGAGCAATGTTTAAAAACCAGTGTCCTACTGTTTCAGCAAATTATCAAACCTTTTTAACCAGTTTTTAAATCTGCAGCAACTGAATTTTTGGGCCACTTGGGGGTAGCAAACACAATCTGAGGAGACAACATTAACACAGCTCTAGGccccaaaatattacattttctttaatgtaagacaaaataaatggaaGCTATTTCTCCCATTCGAAAATCTTTCACTAATTAAATGTTTGGGAATTTGGCTTGAAAAACTGATTATTAATGAATTAGAAAAACAGATGCAGTTCTTTTTGATGGACCGTTGTTTCAGGTCTTGACACAGCATCAAGTTTTTATGTTGATATGATGAAACTGTCAGCAAACAGATGCTTATTTACACGCCCAGATGTGGAGTGACACAATAATTCATCAAACGTCATGTTTATGATGAATttaagctctgtttttggtctctaccaactctTAACATAAGAATATGACTCTTCAGTTAGTTAATGTTACGTTTATCAGCTagcttctgtttctgtctgctgttttaGATACAGACTAAATCATAGCTGCTTCTCGGTTTTCCTCTGGTAATTGTTGACAATAATGTAAACATAGAATATCACCAGCCTTATGCTGTTAACCGTGTGTGTAATGGAATTACCACAAcctaaacaaaatgaaattacagtatAAAATCGCCGCAGGATAGTCGACCAAAAACAATCTCAGAGTCCAACACAGTGGTTGTTTTTCTACCCGACCACCTGTCCCTTCTCCGCCTTCTTCCTCGCCTTCACTCTGCCTTCTTCTCCTTCACATCAGGTCCACGCAGAGCCGCCAGCACACTGCTTAATACCTCAGTGTACAGCAGAGTTCCCAGGAAGACCACCGCCGTGCCCACCCAGTGCCACGTAGTGAAGGGGTTTTGGAAGTACATGATGGAGAAGATGAGGCTGAGGAACTTTCTCAGGGTCACCACCAGAGTGACGGTCAGCGAGGCGCACTCTGTGGTCAGGATGAAAACACCACGGATGCACACATATCTGAAAGAAGCTGGTTATGGTCTGGAACAAGTatgcgggaaaaaaaaaaaatgaaactaggGACGTCTGAATCCGACTTTGGGTTgatcaagacattttttgactGATCAGGATGGGCTTTATTTAGCTTACAGAGCCATCGgatcctttgttttatgtcagctatcacacaggtgtttttaattgaatgcgtagcaaagacaaaaagacaaaaaaaacgaTGAAAGGATACTGTGTGACGACGTTGATCAGCAGGTAGAGCCACATTATCGGCACCGTCAGTCCAACCACAGGGACCACTGTAGGAGCTGAGACAGAGAggatgtttgtttacatttgtggGTGAAGATGCAAAAACGTTCCTGAATGAACGGACGCCACTCACTGCTCTGACTGAAGTAGACACAGTGGTTGTAGATGTCTGTGGAGAGAAGCAGGAAGCCCGGCAGAGGCAGGCAGTgctgcaaaaagacagaaaatcatcAACAGCTGCTGAAGCCATGATTCATTCCCGAGAGAGAATATTTCCAAAAAGCTCAAACGAGGCTTGAATTTTCCCCGAAGACATCTGAATCCTTTTGGGAGCCTCCTTTCATGTCAGAGGGAAAAACTCACATTATAGAAGAGGGCTTCCTTGGAGTGTTTTCCGTACTGCTTGTAAAGCGTCTCCTGGAATATGCCCATCCTCGCAGACATCAGCAGAGCAAAGGTCAACATGCCGATACCTGAATGGACACGAATCAACAacgacaaaataaaaacactttacgGGCATAATGTTAAAATATCCGGTCGCTCATATCGTTTGCGTTAATGCTGCGTTATgctgaatttgtaaagaaaacaaagaatctAAATCTGGGAAAAATGCTGAAAGAATTGAAGTAAAAGAGgtcctttttttaacaacagcaaaactaaatcaaaacatctgtttaaaaactcCAGTCGTACGCTCAGTATGCCCCAAGCAGACAGTCCTCTCTGACAGCGAGGTTTACGGAAAGAAAAACGTGATCTATGATCTCTTCAGCACAAGACGCCGTTGACAAAAACCCTGCGGatctgctgctctactgctgcctcaaacagtttgtttgtgtttttgcgtgACTTTGTTGAATCTGCACTAGACCTTAAAACtctaaagtcacacaatacTGATTGATGGAGGCAGTAgaggaccagcagctcctgtgctcagtgatgtaaaatgacaaagtcTGACTTTGACAAGAGAATagataagttttactttttattcagtTCCTCGTGGGAAagtgctgtctgtttgggaagtacttaGCATTCAACTGGATGAATAATTCTTGTTTGGTAAAAGATATAAAGATGTTGTGATAtcgttttgttgttgttaattcaTTAAGAATTcactctgtttttggattcttggtTCACTGTGAAGGCAGGCAAGTGaaacaaattcacaaattcaGCGCGACACGGGGTGAGTAGCTGATGTACAAAAGGTCATTTGAGGAAGTGAAGCATTTCTTTAAATCTGACACGTCTACCTCGTGATTATAGAAAGAGATGCTTCCAAATCGACTGTTTATTCAGTTGACAGTTAATCAATAatcattttgcaaatattttcatttatttatcaagcaaacatgacaaaaactcTCTTTTGATTAGCTGATCTTCTCTCGCTCATGTGTTCATAAATTCaatgtctttaaaacaaataacttgTCACTTTCGCACTGTGGATGATACATTAAACATCTGCacttatttctgtcattttacagaCTAAATACATAACagataagacacaaaaacagttaGCTGCTGCATTTTTCCGAATGAAGAGTCACTTCAAAGTGTTTGGCACATGAAACTCACCTAAAAGCCAGCGCATGAAGACATAAAAGCCCTGCTCCTCCGATCCCTCACTGGCCACATTCTGAaggaacaaaaaggcaaaacgCGTCATAGTATTGCGACTcaagatttttatatttctgtgagaATTCGTCTTGGATTCAAGAAATCGCAGCATagaaaaatagacacaaaagactcagtaaataaaaataagcatcGTTATGTGATAAATCATAATGCAACATGTTCTGCGGAGGACTCACCACTTGTTTG
Protein-coding regions in this window:
- the slc35b4 gene encoding UDP-xylose and UDP-N-acetylglucosamine transporter; the protein is MGTAFAIVLVFVGCCSNVVSLELLVREFPGCGNIVTFAQFLFIALEGFIFEANFGRKKPAIPVSNYVIMVTMFFTVSVINNYALNFNIAMPLHMIFRSGSLIANMILGIIILKKRYSASKYLSIALVSAGIFICTIMSAKQVNVASEGSEEQGFYVFMRWLLGIGMLTFALLMSARMGIFQETLYKQYGKHSKEALFYNHCLPLPGFLLLSTDIYNHCVYFSQSTPTVVPVVGLTVPIMWLYLLINVVTQYVCIRGVFILTTECASLTVTLVVTLRKFLSLIFSIMYFQNPFTTWHWVGTAVVFLGTLLYTEVLSSVLAALRGPDVKEKKAE